A single region of the Nocardioides aquaticus genome encodes:
- a CDS encoding glycerol dehydratase reactivase beta/small subunit family protein, whose protein sequence is MRDSGRPEPPTVVVLLAPGGAHDAHALRQVLAGLEEEGVPAAVETAAAHDCVALAERAAERSSLEVGVGIAADGVCLTHRALHGRPPLEHLLDPVVASRARCLGHDAARLVTGIALKLPAG, encoded by the coding sequence GTGCGTGACTCGGGGCGCCCCGAGCCACCCACGGTGGTGGTGCTGCTCGCGCCCGGTGGTGCCCACGACGCCCACGCGCTGCGCCAGGTGCTGGCCGGCCTCGAGGAGGAGGGCGTCCCGGCCGCCGTGGAGACGGCGGCCGCGCACGACTGCGTCGCGCTCGCCGAGCGGGCGGCGGAGCGCTCGTCGCTCGAGGTCGGCGTCGGGATCGCCGCCGACGGCGTCTGCCTTACCCACCGGGCGCTGCACGGGCGACCGCCGCTCGAGCACCTGCTCGACCCGGTGGTCGCGTCCCGGGCCCGGTGCCTGGGCCACGACGCGGCGCGCCTCGTGACCGGCATCGCGCTGAAGCTGCCCGCCGGCTGA
- a CDS encoding sugar ABC transporter substrate-binding protein, protein MMATVGLALALGACGSDSGDSASDGGGSSSESQGKVGVILPDTKSSVRWESADRPALEAAFEEAGVEADIQNAQGDADRMAQIADGMVADGVTVLAIVNLDSDSGAAIQEKAATQGVQTIDYDRLTLGGSANYYVSFDNTKVGELQGQGLADCLGDEDANIIYLNGSPTDNNATLFSEGAHSVLDENSSYTNAGEQAVPDWDNDQAVTIFEQLYTQADGDVQGVYAANDGLGGSAISILEKNGAAGEVPVTGQDATVEGLQNILAGTQCMTVYKSATEEANALADVAIALATGEEAETNGTTEDVDGGREVPSVLLDPVSITADNVQDVIDDGGQTVEDVCAGEFAQLCEENGIS, encoded by the coding sequence ATGATGGCCACGGTCGGTCTGGCACTCGCGCTCGGCGCGTGCGGCAGCGACTCGGGCGACAGCGCCAGCGACGGCGGCGGCAGCAGCAGCGAGTCGCAGGGCAAGGTCGGCGTGATCCTGCCCGACACCAAGTCGTCGGTGCGCTGGGAGTCCGCGGACCGCCCGGCGCTCGAGGCGGCCTTCGAGGAGGCCGGCGTCGAGGCCGACATCCAGAACGCCCAGGGCGACGCCGACCGGATGGCGCAGATCGCCGACGGCATGGTCGCCGACGGCGTCACCGTCCTGGCGATCGTCAACCTCGACTCGGACTCGGGTGCCGCGATCCAGGAGAAGGCGGCCACCCAGGGCGTCCAGACGATCGACTACGACCGCCTGACGCTGGGCGGCTCCGCGAACTACTACGTCTCGTTCGACAACACCAAGGTCGGCGAGCTCCAGGGCCAGGGCCTGGCGGACTGCCTGGGTGACGAGGACGCGAACATCATCTACCTCAACGGCTCCCCCACCGACAACAACGCGACCCTGTTCTCCGAGGGCGCGCACTCGGTGCTCGACGAGAACAGCAGCTACACCAACGCCGGCGAGCAGGCCGTCCCGGACTGGGACAACGACCAGGCCGTGACGATCTTCGAGCAACTCTACACCCAGGCCGACGGTGACGTGCAGGGCGTCTACGCCGCCAACGACGGTCTCGGCGGCTCCGCCATCTCCATCCTGGAGAAGAACGGCGCGGCCGGCGAGGTCCCCGTGACCGGTCAGGACGCCACCGTCGAGGGTCTGCAGAACATCCTCGCCGGCACCCAGTGCATGACGGTCTACAAGTCCGCCACGGAGGAGGCCAACGCCCTCGCCGACGTCGCGATCGCGCTGGCCACGGGCGAGGAGGCCGAGACCAACGGCACCACCGAGGACGTCGACGGCGGCCGCGAGGTCCCCTCGGTCCTGCTGGACCCGGTCTCGATCACCGCCGACAACGTCCAGGACGTCATCGACGACGGCGGCCAGACCGTCGAGGACGTCTGCGCCGGCGAGTTCGCCCAGCTCTGCGAGGAGAACGGCATCTCCTGA
- a CDS encoding ATP-binding cassette domain-containing protein, whose translation MSSEPLLQLRGVNKSFGNAHVLHDVDFSVYPGQVTALVGDNGAGKSTLVKVIAGIYGRDNGDYVYDGKKVEVHGPRDVAALGVEVVYQDLALCDNLDIVENMFLGRETRKGLVLDETEMESRARETLASLSVRTVKSVRQSVASLSGGQRQTVAIAKAVLWNSRIVLLDEPTAALGVAQTRQVLDLVRRLADRGLGVVLISHNMGDVFEVADRITALYLGRVAADVATSDVNNSQVVELITAGRSGSLGISDNAATV comes from the coding sequence ATGTCCAGCGAACCACTCCTGCAGCTGCGCGGGGTCAACAAGAGCTTCGGCAACGCCCACGTGCTCCACGACGTGGACTTCTCGGTCTACCCCGGCCAGGTCACCGCGCTCGTCGGCGACAACGGCGCCGGCAAGTCGACCCTGGTCAAGGTGATCGCCGGCATCTACGGCCGCGACAACGGCGACTACGTCTACGACGGCAAGAAGGTCGAGGTCCACGGGCCCCGCGACGTCGCCGCGCTCGGCGTCGAGGTCGTCTACCAGGACCTCGCGCTGTGCGACAACCTCGACATCGTCGAGAACATGTTCCTGGGCCGCGAGACCCGCAAGGGCCTCGTGCTCGACGAGACCGAGATGGAGTCCCGGGCCCGCGAGACGCTCGCGTCGCTCTCGGTGCGCACCGTGAAGTCGGTGCGCCAGTCGGTCGCCAGCCTGTCCGGCGGCCAGCGCCAGACGGTGGCCATCGCCAAGGCGGTGCTGTGGAACTCCCGCATCGTGCTGCTCGACGAGCCCACCGCCGCCCTGGGTGTCGCCCAGACCCGTCAGGTCCTCGACCTGGTCCGTCGCCTCGCCGACCGCGGCCTCGGCGTCGTGCTCATCTCGCACAACATGGGCGACGTCTTCGAGGTCGCCGACCGGATCACCGCGCTCTACCTGGGCCGCGTGGCCGCCGACGTCGCCACCTCGGACGTCAACAACAGCCAGGTGGTCGAGCTGATCACCGCCGGCCGCAGCGGGTCGCTGGGCATCAGCGACAACGCCGCCACCGTCTGA
- a CDS encoding sugar ABC transporter permease, with translation MSTTPTTPRTSPESGGDKMATGDFAADNRSAATLRDSVNDYVGRLRGGDMGSLPAVLGLVVLMIVFGLASDRFFSLLNMANLVVQAGPICLLAMGLVFVLLLGEIDLSAGVAGGVGATVSAMFIVEQGLPWYLGVIGAIVTGAVIGLIIGELVSRLGIPSFVVTLAFFLGLQGVILRLIGDGGSIRVDDPVIRGLTIDNVPVTAGWVAAIVLTVVFAVGTLLRQRRQVANNLQHDPMSVVLIKIAVVAAVVLGITAMLSIDRSLNPSFPIAGIPYVLPVVVVLLILWTFVLDRTTFGRHLYAVGGNAEAARRAGISVLKMRVYAFVICSSMAVISGIVQSSYTGKVSTSSGGGNVLLYAVGAAVIGGTSLFGGKGRALDAVIGGVVIATIANGLGLLNQAAYINFLVTGGVLLIAASVDAISRRRRSAAGI, from the coding sequence ATGAGCACCACGCCCACCACACCGCGCACGTCCCCCGAGAGCGGCGGCGACAAGATGGCCACCGGCGACTTCGCCGCCGACAACCGCTCCGCAGCCACGCTGCGCGACTCCGTCAACGACTACGTCGGGCGCCTCCGCGGCGGCGACATGGGCTCCCTGCCCGCGGTCCTCGGCCTCGTGGTGCTGATGATCGTCTTCGGCCTGGCCAGCGACCGCTTCTTCTCGCTGCTCAACATGGCCAACCTGGTCGTGCAGGCCGGTCCGATCTGCCTGCTGGCCATGGGCCTGGTCTTCGTCCTGCTGCTCGGTGAGATCGACCTGTCCGCCGGCGTCGCCGGCGGTGTCGGGGCCACCGTCAGCGCGATGTTCATCGTGGAGCAGGGCCTGCCCTGGTACCTCGGCGTGATCGGCGCCATCGTCACCGGTGCCGTGATCGGCCTGATCATCGGTGAGCTGGTCTCCCGGCTCGGCATCCCGTCCTTCGTGGTGACGCTGGCCTTCTTCCTGGGCCTGCAGGGCGTCATCCTGAGGCTGATCGGCGACGGCGGCTCGATCCGGGTCGACGACCCGGTGATCCGCGGCCTGACCATCGACAACGTGCCTGTCACCGCCGGCTGGGTGGCCGCGATCGTGCTGACCGTCGTCTTCGCCGTCGGCACGCTGCTGCGCCAGCGCCGCCAGGTCGCCAACAACCTCCAGCACGACCCGATGAGCGTGGTCCTGATCAAGATCGCCGTGGTCGCCGCGGTGGTCCTCGGCATCACCGCGATGCTCAGCATCGACCGGAGCCTGAACCCGAGCTTCCCGATCGCCGGCATCCCCTACGTCCTCCCGGTCGTGGTCGTGCTGCTCATCCTGTGGACCTTCGTGCTCGACCGCACCACCTTCGGCCGGCACCTCTACGCCGTCGGCGGCAACGCCGAGGCCGCCCGCCGCGCCGGCATCAGCGTGCTGAAGATGCGCGTCTACGCCTTCGTCATCTGCTCCTCGATGGCCGTGATCAGCGGCATCGTCCAGTCCTCCTACACCGGCAAGGTCTCGACCTCCTCCGGCGGCGGCAACGTCCTGCTCTACGCCGTGGGGGCCGCGGTCATCGGCGGCACCAGCCTCTTCGGGGGCAAGGGCCGGGCGCTCGACGCCGTCATCGGTGGTGTCGTGATCGCCACGATCGCCAACGGCCTGGGCCTGCTGAACCAGGCCGCCTACATCAACTTCCTGGTCACCGGTGGCGTGCTCCTCATCGCCGCGAGCGTCGACGCGATCTCGCGCCGTCGTCGCTCGGCTGCCGGGATCTAG
- a CDS encoding propanediol/glycerol family dehydratase large subunit, which produces MRTEALEARPVNLDGFVEEWPEKGMVAMDSAFDPAPSIRVEDGVVVEMDGTERADFDFIDQFIADHAIDTDVAVDAMALDTVEIARMIVDPGVTRTTVRDVVAGLTPAKLLGVANHLNIVEIMMGMQKMRARRTPANQAHCTSARDNPLQVACEAAEAALRGFSEIETTLGVVRYAPLVAMAQTIGAQVAEEVPLTQCALEEATELELGMRGITNYAETISVYGTEPVFVDGDDTPWSKAFLASAYASRGIKMRFTSGTGSEVQMGNAQGKSMLYLEIRCILIAKGAGSQGLQNGSISCIGVPGAVPSGIRAVAAENLIASALDLECASGNDQSFSHSPMRRVARLLPQMLPGTDFVCSGYSAVPNYDNMFAGSNLDTDDFDDFNTIQRDLMVDGGLQHVGESEILAARQRAAEALQAVFEHLELPRIRDEEIVAAVYANGSNDCLPRDVLEDLKGAQSVMDRGITGLDLVTALDATGFRDMAQNLLTVLRQRVSGDLLQTSAILKGMVPLSAVNDDNDYAGPGTGYRPSGERWEQMKRLRHVTSAENPETEVG; this is translated from the coding sequence CTGCGCACCGAGGCCCTCGAGGCCCGCCCGGTCAACCTGGACGGCTTCGTCGAGGAATGGCCCGAGAAGGGCATGGTGGCGATGGACAGCGCCTTCGACCCCGCGCCCAGCATCCGCGTCGAGGACGGTGTCGTCGTGGAGATGGACGGGACCGAGCGCGCCGACTTCGACTTCATCGACCAGTTCATCGCCGACCACGCGATCGACACCGACGTGGCCGTGGACGCGATGGCCCTCGACACCGTCGAGATCGCCCGCATGATCGTCGACCCCGGCGTCACCCGGACCACGGTGCGCGACGTGGTCGCCGGGCTGACCCCCGCCAAGCTGCTCGGGGTGGCGAACCACCTCAACATCGTCGAGATCATGATGGGGATGCAGAAGATGCGGGCCCGGCGGACCCCCGCGAACCAGGCCCACTGCACCAGCGCCCGGGACAACCCGCTGCAGGTGGCCTGCGAGGCCGCCGAGGCGGCGCTGCGCGGCTTCTCGGAGATCGAGACCACCCTCGGCGTCGTGCGCTACGCCCCGCTGGTCGCGATGGCGCAGACCATCGGCGCGCAGGTGGCCGAGGAGGTGCCGCTGACCCAGTGCGCCCTCGAGGAGGCCACCGAGCTCGAGCTCGGCATGCGCGGCATCACCAACTACGCCGAGACGATCTCGGTGTACGGCACCGAGCCGGTGTTCGTCGACGGCGACGACACCCCGTGGTCCAAGGCGTTCCTGGCCTCGGCCTACGCCTCCCGGGGCATCAAGATGCGCTTCACCTCGGGCACCGGCTCCGAGGTCCAGATGGGCAACGCGCAGGGCAAGTCGATGCTGTACCTGGAGATCCGCTGCATCCTGATCGCGAAGGGCGCCGGCTCCCAGGGCCTGCAGAACGGGTCGATCTCCTGCATCGGGGTGCCCGGGGCGGTGCCGTCCGGCATCCGCGCGGTGGCGGCGGAGAACCTGATCGCCTCCGCGCTCGACCTGGAGTGCGCCTCCGGCAACGACCAGTCCTTCTCCCACTCGCCGATGCGGCGGGTGGCCCGGCTGCTGCCGCAGATGCTGCCCGGCACGGACTTCGTGTGCTCGGGCTACTCGGCGGTGCCCAACTACGACAACATGTTCGCCGGCTCCAACCTCGACACCGACGACTTCGACGACTTCAACACCATCCAGCGCGACCTGATGGTCGACGGGGGGCTGCAGCACGTGGGCGAGAGCGAGATCCTCGCAGCGCGCCAGCGCGCGGCGGAGGCGCTCCAGGCGGTCTTCGAGCACCTCGAGCTGCCGCGGATCCGCGACGAGGAGATCGTCGCCGCGGTGTACGCCAACGGCAGCAACGACTGCCTGCCGCGCGACGTGCTGGAGGACCTCAAGGGAGCGCAGAGCGTGATGGACCGGGGGATCACCGGCCTGGACCTGGTCACGGCCCTCGACGCCACCGGCTTCCGGGACATGGCGCAGAACCTGCTGACGGTGCTGCGCCAACGGGTGTCGGGCGACCTCCTGCAGACCTCCGCGATCCTGAAGGGGATGGTGCCGCTCTCCGCGGTCAACGACGACAACGACTACGCCGGACCGGGCACGGGCTACCGGCCGAGCGGGGAGCGGTGGGAGCAGATGAAGCGCCTCCGGCACGTGACCAGTGCCGAGAACCCCGAGACCGAGGTCGGCTGA
- a CDS encoding propanediol/glycerol family dehydratase medium subunit — MPRTPRPRSAESRQEETTMSTTAGERTLRLVEVGPATRGERRDEVVVALAPGFADTFSQTIVGVPHAELLRQLLAGIEEQGVAARLVRFRHTSDLAAMAHAGARLSGSGISVGVLSRGTTMIHQRDLARLSSLELFPQSPLMTLETFRNVGRNAARYAKGESPEPVPTLNDQMARPRWQAKAALLHLKETELIVKGAKPVEVTPDVATAP, encoded by the coding sequence GTGCCGAGAACCCCGAGACCGAGGTCGGCTGAGAGCCGGCAGGAGGAGACGACGATGAGCACCACAGCAGGAGAACGCACCCTCCGCCTCGTGGAGGTCGGCCCGGCGACCCGGGGTGAGCGGCGCGACGAGGTGGTCGTGGCGCTCGCGCCGGGCTTCGCCGACACCTTCAGCCAGACCATCGTCGGCGTGCCGCACGCAGAGCTGCTGCGGCAGCTGCTCGCCGGCATCGAGGAGCAGGGCGTCGCGGCCCGCCTGGTCCGGTTCCGGCACACCTCGGACCTCGCGGCGATGGCGCACGCCGGCGCCCGGCTGTCGGGCTCGGGCATCTCGGTCGGCGTGCTGTCCCGCGGGACCACGATGATCCACCAGCGCGACCTCGCCCGCCTGTCCAGCCTGGAGCTGTTCCCGCAGTCGCCGCTGATGACGCTGGAGACCTTCCGCAACGTCGGCCGCAACGCGGCGCGGTACGCCAAGGGCGAGTCCCCCGAGCCCGTGCCCACCCTCAACGACCAGATGGCCAGGCCCCGGTGGCAGGCCAAGGCGGCGCTGCTGCACCTGAAGGAGACCGAGCTCATCGTCAAGGGCGCCAAGCCCGTCGAGGTGACCCCCGACGTCGCGACGGCCCCGTGA
- a CDS encoding diol dehydratase reactivase subunit alpha, giving the protein MSAGVHDAGRDQDVGDPGDAGDAGAPRRSAGLVVGVDIGNSTTEASAARVTGRGGAEHRGASLSRTSGVKGTVDNVAGVVTAVEAALRRAGHEVADVGTVLLNEATPVISGLAMETITETIITESTMIGHDPRTPGGAGLGVGVTTALADLGESEPGSSVVVVVPATSDFEDTAAALEAAGQRGVHVAAAVLGNDDAVLVVNRLSSPVPVVDEVSRIEAVPIGMLAAVEVAAPGRTVRTLSNAYGLAGVFGLDAEQTRTVAPVARALTGNRSAVVVRTPAGDVSDRVVAAGELRLVGAERTLSVDVSRGAEEVMDALARVAPLVDATGQAGTNVGGMMASVRQTMADLAGLELDEVRVGDLLAVDTVVPQEVSGGLAGEIVLENAVALAAMVRTRHSGMQRVAEAVRVALEHRGASGVQVQVGGVEAEMAVRGALTTPGTDTPLVVLDLGGGSTDAAVLERGGEVRATHVAGAGDLVTRLIDAELGLGDLEVAEQVKRNPLGKVESFFHLRLEDGTAQFFREPLPATVFARVVTLGEHGLAPVPTRHPLERVRAVRRAAKERVFVVNALRTLARVAPRGDLRSIGFVVLLGGSALDFEIPELVADALAPHGIVCGTGDVRGSEGPRNAVATGLVAAFLERDGTGRA; this is encoded by the coding sequence GTGAGCGCAGGCGTCCACGACGCCGGCCGCGACCAGGACGTCGGGGACCCCGGCGACGCCGGTGACGCCGGCGCACCCCGCCGGTCCGCCGGGCTCGTGGTCGGGGTCGACATCGGCAACTCCACCACCGAGGCCAGCGCCGCGCGCGTCACCGGCCGCGGGGGAGCCGAGCACCGGGGGGCCTCGCTGAGCCGCACCAGCGGGGTGAAGGGCACGGTCGACAACGTGGCGGGGGTGGTCACCGCCGTCGAGGCGGCGCTGCGTCGGGCCGGGCACGAGGTGGCCGACGTCGGGACCGTCCTGCTCAACGAGGCGACCCCGGTCATCAGCGGGCTGGCGATGGAGACCATCACCGAGACGATCATCACCGAGTCGACGATGATCGGCCACGACCCGCGGACGCCGGGTGGTGCGGGCCTCGGCGTGGGGGTGACGACCGCGCTGGCCGACCTCGGGGAGTCCGAACCGGGTTCGTCGGTGGTGGTCGTCGTGCCGGCCACGAGCGACTTCGAGGACACGGCCGCGGCCCTGGAGGCGGCCGGGCAGCGCGGCGTCCACGTCGCGGCGGCGGTGCTCGGCAACGACGACGCCGTGCTGGTGGTCAACCGGTTGAGCAGCCCGGTCCCCGTCGTCGACGAGGTCTCCCGGATCGAGGCGGTGCCGATCGGGATGCTGGCCGCCGTCGAGGTCGCCGCCCCCGGGCGCACCGTGCGCACCCTGTCCAACGCCTACGGCCTGGCCGGCGTCTTCGGCCTCGACGCCGAGCAGACCCGGACGGTCGCGCCGGTGGCGCGAGCCCTCACCGGCAACCGGTCGGCGGTCGTCGTGCGGACCCCGGCCGGCGACGTGAGCGACCGGGTGGTGGCCGCCGGCGAGCTGCGGCTGGTCGGGGCCGAGCGCACCCTGTCCGTGGACGTCAGCCGGGGGGCGGAGGAGGTGATGGACGCCCTGGCCCGGGTCGCCCCGCTGGTGGACGCCACGGGGCAGGCCGGCACGAACGTCGGGGGGATGATGGCCTCGGTGCGCCAGACCATGGCCGACCTCGCCGGTCTCGAGCTCGACGAGGTGCGGGTCGGGGACCTGCTGGCCGTGGACACGGTCGTCCCCCAGGAGGTCAGCGGGGGGCTGGCCGGCGAGATCGTCCTGGAGAACGCCGTCGCGCTGGCGGCCATGGTGCGCACGCGCCACAGCGGGATGCAGCGGGTGGCCGAGGCCGTCCGCGTGGCGCTGGAGCACCGGGGGGCGTCCGGGGTGCAGGTCCAGGTGGGGGGCGTCGAGGCCGAGATGGCGGTGCGAGGAGCGCTGACCACCCCGGGCACCGACACGCCCCTGGTCGTGCTCGACCTCGGGGGCGGCTCCACCGACGCCGCGGTGCTGGAGCGCGGCGGCGAGGTGCGTGCCACCCACGTCGCGGGGGCCGGTGACCTGGTCACCCGGCTGATCGACGCCGAGCTCGGCCTGGGCGACCTCGAGGTCGCCGAGCAGGTCAAGCGGAACCCGCTCGGCAAGGTCGAGAGCTTCTTCCACCTGCGGCTCGAGGACGGCACCGCCCAGTTCTTCCGCGAGCCGCTGCCGGCAACGGTCTTCGCCCGCGTGGTCACCCTCGGCGAGCACGGGCTCGCGCCGGTGCCGACCCGGCACCCGCTGGAGCGGGTGCGGGCGGTGCGGCGCGCGGCCAAGGAACGGGTGTTCGTGGTCAACGCGCTGCGGACGCTCGCCCGGGTCGCACCCCGCGGTGACCTGCGCAGCATCGGCTTCGTCGTCCTGCTCGGTGGCTCCGCGCTGGACTTCGAGATCCCCGAGCTGGTCGCCGACGCGCTGGCGCCGCACGGGATCGTCTGCGGCACGGGCGACGTCCGCGGCAGCGAGGGACCGCGCAACGCGGTCGCGACCGGGCTGGTCGCGGCGTTCCTCGAGCGTGACGGGACCGGGCGTGCGTGA
- a CDS encoding mechanosensitive ion channel family protein: MSLTRTELALALGGALLGALLAVVVVELLARLAVRRWEPGRRLVHAARLPFRVLVLVLALNGVVAGVRGERQELWWQATTHTGRVLAIVAVAWLVGVVLLFLGDLALIGARTDVPDNRVARRRRTQVLILRRLTVAVVVLVTVGAVMLTFPGVRAVGASVLASAGLISVVAALAAQSTLANVFAGMQLAFSDAIRLDDAVIVEQEWGWIEEITLSYVVVRLWDDRRMVLPCTYFTTTPFQNWTRHGSELLGVVEMDLDFGVDTDGMRRELERVLPLTDLWDGRTQVLQVTDAVGGFARVRVLVSAADASLLFDLRCHVREELLRWARTHDPAGLPRQRLTVDRTEDA, encoded by the coding sequence ATGAGCCTGACCCGGACCGAGCTGGCGCTGGCGCTGGGCGGGGCGCTGCTCGGCGCCCTCCTGGCCGTGGTCGTCGTGGAGCTGCTGGCACGACTGGCGGTGCGCCGCTGGGAGCCGGGGCGGCGCCTGGTCCACGCCGCGCGGCTGCCGTTCCGGGTACTGGTCCTGGTGCTCGCCCTGAACGGGGTGGTCGCGGGCGTGCGCGGGGAGCGGCAGGAGCTGTGGTGGCAGGCCACCACGCACACCGGGCGGGTGCTGGCCATCGTCGCGGTGGCCTGGCTGGTCGGCGTGGTGCTGCTGTTCCTCGGCGACCTCGCGCTGATCGGCGCGCGCACCGACGTGCCCGACAACCGGGTCGCCCGGCGCCGGCGCACCCAGGTGCTGATCCTGCGCCGGTTGACCGTCGCGGTCGTCGTCCTGGTCACCGTCGGCGCGGTGATGCTGACCTTCCCGGGAGTCCGCGCGGTCGGCGCCAGCGTCCTGGCCTCGGCCGGACTGATCTCGGTGGTGGCCGCCCTGGCCGCCCAGAGCACGTTGGCCAACGTCTTCGCCGGGATGCAGCTGGCGTTCTCGGACGCGATCCGGCTCGACGACGCCGTGATCGTGGAGCAGGAGTGGGGCTGGATCGAGGAGATCACGCTCAGCTACGTCGTGGTCCGGCTGTGGGACGACCGCCGGATGGTCCTGCCCTGCACCTACTTCACGACCACGCCGTTCCAGAACTGGACCCGGCACGGCTCCGAGCTGCTCGGCGTCGTCGAGATGGACCTCGACTTCGGTGTCGACACCGACGGCATGCGCCGCGAGCTCGAGCGGGTGCTCCCGCTCACCGACCTGTGGGACGGGCGTACCCAGGTCCTCCAGGTCACCGACGCGGTCGGCGGGTTCGCGCGGGTCCGCGTGCTGGTGTCCGCCGCGGACGCCTCGCTGCTCTTCGACCTGCGCTGCCACGTGCGCGAGGAGCTGCTGCGCTGGGCCCGGACGCACGACCCGGCCGGTCTGCCGCGCCAGCGACTGACGGTCGATCGCACCGAGGACGCCTGA
- a CDS encoding ROK family protein: MDAAPRRTGTGTNQEGVRRHNLATMLRQVHLGGPTSRAELTAAMGLNRSTIGGLVTELTSLGLVTVGSAPAGPGGARGAGRPSPRVALAEAGPYVVAVDLGVDQVVVARVGLGGVVHERVRGPVDPDAEAWQVGAGIAALVRRVVRGAPAGAPLAGIGMSVPGLVRRSDGLVRLAPNLGWVDVSPGSIILAALGVDVPVSLANDADLGALAEHGRGVGVGIDDLIFVSGNVGVGAGVVAGGQRLEGSGGYAGEVGHMVFDPEGRDCHCGSRGCFETEVGAHAIAEAIGCPVDAVGSLGDVLDGYATPPPALHRIGHQLGEGLSGIVNAFNPQVVVLGGYFRALHRLVPGDIAAGVHARTLPAPLESLVLSQPGLGADSILLGAAEMALEPLLADPVAGLQASLAEASSRLAG, translated from the coding sequence GTGGACGCCGCACCACGGCGCACGGGCACGGGGACCAACCAGGAGGGCGTCCGCCGGCACAACCTGGCCACGATGCTGCGCCAGGTGCACCTCGGCGGACCGACCTCGCGGGCGGAGCTGACGGCGGCCATGGGCCTCAACCGCAGCACCATCGGGGGCCTGGTCACCGAGCTCACCTCGCTCGGGCTGGTCACCGTGGGCTCCGCCCCGGCCGGCCCGGGCGGGGCGCGGGGCGCCGGTCGCCCCTCGCCCCGGGTCGCCCTCGCCGAGGCCGGGCCGTACGTCGTGGCGGTCGACCTCGGCGTCGACCAGGTCGTCGTGGCCCGGGTCGGTCTCGGGGGCGTCGTCCACGAGCGGGTCCGCGGCCCCGTGGACCCGGACGCCGAGGCGTGGCAGGTGGGCGCCGGGATCGCCGCGCTCGTGCGCCGGGTGGTCCGCGGCGCCCCGGCCGGTGCCCCGCTCGCGGGCATCGGGATGAGCGTGCCGGGACTGGTGCGCCGCAGCGACGGCCTGGTGCGTCTGGCCCCCAACCTGGGCTGGGTCGACGTCTCCCCCGGCTCGATCATCCTCGCCGCGCTCGGCGTGGACGTCCCCGTCTCGCTGGCCAACGACGCCGACCTCGGCGCGCTGGCCGAGCACGGGCGCGGCGTGGGCGTCGGCATCGACGACCTCATCTTCGTCTCCGGCAACGTCGGCGTCGGTGCCGGTGTGGTCGCGGGCGGTCAGCGGCTGGAGGGGTCGGGCGGCTACGCCGGCGAGGTCGGCCACATGGTCTTCGACCCCGAGGGTCGCGACTGCCACTGCGGGAGCCGCGGCTGCTTCGAGACCGAGGTCGGCGCGCACGCCATCGCCGAGGCGATCGGGTGCCCCGTGGACGCGGTCGGCTCGCTGGGCGACGTCCTCGACGGGTACGCCACCCCGCCGCCGGCGCTGCACCGGATCGGGCACCAGCTCGGCGAGGGGCTCTCGGGCATCGTCAACGCCTTCAACCCCCAGGTCGTCGTGCTCGGCGGCTACTTCCGCGCGCTGCACCGGCTCGTCCCGGGTGACATCGCCGCCGGCGTCCACGCCCGCACGCTGCCCGCGCCGCTGGAGTCGCTCGTGCTCTCCCAGCCGGGTCTCGGCGCCGACTCCATCCTGCTCGGTGCAGCCGAGATGGCCCTGGAGCCGCTGCTGGCCGACCCGGTGGCCGGCCTGCAGGCGTCGCTGGCCGAGGCGTCGTCCCGGCTCGCCGGGTAG
- a CDS encoding GlcG/HbpS family heme-binding protein gives MSHHLTLAEADTVLAAARAHAEEIGQPMNIAVVDDGAHLVAFARMDGAIKASIDISTRKARTSVMMNLPTGALAQVTQPGAELYGLEWTSGGLVSFGGGVLLVRDGVTVGAVGVSAGSVAQDVAVAEAGAAAL, from the coding sequence ATGTCCCACCACCTCACCCTCGCCGAGGCCGACACCGTGCTCGCCGCCGCGCGCGCCCACGCCGAGGAGATCGGCCAGCCGATGAACATCGCCGTCGTCGACGACGGGGCCCACCTCGTCGCCTTCGCGCGGATGGACGGCGCGATCAAGGCCAGCATCGACATCTCGACGCGCAAGGCCCGCACCTCGGTGATGATGAACCTGCCCACCGGGGCGCTGGCCCAGGTCACCCAGCCGGGCGCCGAGCTCTACGGCCTCGAGTGGACCAGCGGTGGCCTGGTCTCCTTCGGCGGCGGGGTGCTGCTGGTGCGTGACGGCGTCACCGTCGGCGCCGTGGGGGTCAGCGCGGGCTCGGTCGCGCAGGACGTGGCGGTCGCCGAGGCCGGCGCGGCCGCGCTCTGA